A part of Melittangium boletus DSM 14713 genomic DNA contains:
- a CDS encoding hybrid sensor histidine kinase/response regulator produces the protein MDTEALKRSLLQKFQEVSADRLQKIQLGVLDLEKPTADQAADEVARELHTMKGEARMLGLAAIGQLAHAAEDLLRAEREGKTATEVATDLLLRACDTISDLLEDHSGAQGGTSASQEMCEALSAASGHAVPPIGGVKGASHTALPAIRPAAPPPPQNVMEVTAESVEPFQAAPPVAPPAPAAPPAPAAPPRAAKPEHEEHHAHKALADRSIRVNVEVLDSLGLLAGDLLVESARGRLRASQIESLLQRFSRLGDRFLKLAERLDVPNVLRNDLEHIEGDLHMLRDDAFRFVRTNGDGIEALHGNLAMMADHVAEARLVPLATVFDAFPRAVRDLSRAQGKEVDLVIENADLGVDRSMLNDVRDALVHLLRNGVDHGLETPEERRMLGKPNAGRLRIRVRVDGDMLSIEVDDDGRGMDPQKLREVAVRKRLLTEHQAAALSEREAIELVFRPGFSTREEITDISGRGVGMDVVKKKVESLGGSVGIVSRLGRGSTFTLRLPQSLALMKVLLVRLGDDVYGIPAADVVAVMRVKPDDRMEVFGTLAVKHRGKPIALVGLGPLLGVNGGNRFDKPPAVVVRHGDDHAALVVDGFVDEREVAVKPCGGEFLKGAAFIAGTAALEDGRIAVLLHVPDIMTEVRRMARPVTQGTSIKRLKVLLVDDSPIARATESALVKALGHSVDEAQDGEEGYLRAQSQPYDLILTDVQMPRLDGFSFTRRLKSTAGLARTPVIILSSLASPEDRRRGAEAGADAYLVKGELGVESLAQTIDRLT, from the coding sequence ATGGATACCGAAGCCCTCAAGAGATCCCTCCTGCAGAAGTTCCAGGAGGTCAGCGCGGACCGTCTCCAGAAGATCCAGTTGGGCGTGCTCGACCTCGAGAAGCCCACCGCGGATCAAGCGGCGGACGAGGTCGCGCGCGAATTGCACACGATGAAGGGCGAGGCCCGCATGCTGGGCCTGGCCGCCATCGGCCAACTCGCGCACGCGGCCGAGGACCTGCTGCGCGCCGAGCGGGAAGGCAAGACCGCCACCGAGGTGGCGACGGACCTGCTGCTGCGCGCGTGTGACACCATCTCGGACCTCTTGGAGGATCACTCCGGGGCCCAGGGAGGCACGTCCGCCTCCCAGGAGATGTGCGAGGCGCTGTCCGCGGCGTCCGGACACGCGGTGCCGCCCATCGGCGGCGTCAAGGGGGCGTCCCACACGGCCCTGCCCGCGATCCGTCCGGCCGCGCCGCCTCCCCCCCAGAACGTGATGGAGGTCACCGCCGAGTCCGTGGAGCCCTTCCAGGCGGCTCCACCGGTGGCGCCTCCCGCGCCCGCGGCGCCTCCCGCGCCCGCGGCGCCTCCCCGCGCCGCCAAGCCCGAGCACGAGGAGCACCACGCTCACAAGGCCCTGGCCGACCGCAGCATCCGCGTGAACGTCGAGGTGCTCGACTCCCTCGGCCTGCTCGCGGGAGACCTGCTGGTGGAGAGCGCCCGCGGCCGTCTGCGCGCCTCGCAGATCGAGTCCCTGCTCCAGCGCTTCTCCCGCTTGGGGGATCGCTTCCTCAAGCTGGCCGAGCGCCTGGACGTGCCCAACGTGCTGCGCAACGACCTCGAGCACATCGAGGGCGATCTGCACATGCTGCGCGACGACGCGTTCCGCTTCGTGCGCACCAACGGAGACGGGATCGAGGCGCTGCACGGCAACCTGGCCATGATGGCGGACCACGTGGCGGAGGCCCGGCTCGTGCCGCTGGCCACCGTCTTCGACGCCTTCCCGCGCGCGGTGCGTGACCTGTCGCGGGCCCAGGGCAAGGAGGTGGATCTCGTCATCGAGAACGCCGACCTGGGCGTGGATCGCTCGATGCTCAACGACGTGCGCGACGCGCTCGTGCACCTCTTGCGCAATGGCGTGGACCACGGCCTGGAGACGCCCGAGGAGCGGCGCATGCTCGGCAAGCCCAACGCGGGCCGATTGCGCATCCGCGTGCGGGTCGACGGCGACATGCTCAGCATCGAGGTGGACGACGACGGCCGCGGCATGGATCCGCAGAAGCTGCGCGAAGTGGCCGTGCGCAAGCGCCTGTTGACCGAGCATCAGGCCGCCGCCCTGTCCGAGCGCGAGGCCATCGAGCTCGTCTTCCGCCCTGGCTTCTCCACCCGCGAGGAGATCACCGACATCTCCGGCCGCGGCGTGGGCATGGACGTCGTGAAGAAGAAGGTGGAGTCGCTGGGCGGCTCGGTGGGCATCGTCAGCCGCCTGGGCCGGGGCTCTACCTTCACCTTGCGCCTGCCACAGTCGCTGGCGTTGATGAAGGTGCTGCTGGTGCGCCTGGGCGACGACGTCTACGGCATTCCCGCCGCGGACGTGGTGGCGGTGATGCGCGTGAAGCCGGATGATCGCATGGAGGTCTTCGGCACCCTGGCCGTCAAGCACCGGGGCAAGCCCATCGCGCTGGTGGGCCTGGGGCCGCTGCTGGGCGTCAACGGTGGCAACCGCTTCGACAAGCCGCCCGCCGTCGTGGTGCGTCATGGCGATGACCATGCCGCCCTGGTGGTGGATGGCTTCGTGGACGAGCGCGAGGTGGCGGTGAAGCCCTGCGGGGGTGAATTCCTCAAGGGCGCCGCCTTCATCGCCGGGACCGCCGCGCTGGAGGACGGCCGCATCGCGGTGCTCCTGCACGTGCCGGACATCATGACGGAGGTGCGCCGCATGGCGCGGCCCGTCACGCAGGGCACCTCCATCAAGCGCCTCAAGGTGCTGCTGGTGGACGACTCGCCCATCGCCCGGGCCACCGAGTCCGCGCTCGTCAAGGCCCTCGGCCACAGCGTGGACGAGGCCCAGGACGGAGAGGAGGGCTATCTGCGGGCTCAGTCCCAGCCCTATGATTTGATCCTCACGGACGTCCAGATGCCCAGGCTGGATGGCTTCTCGTTCACGCGCAGGCTCAAGTCCACGGCGGGTCTCGCCCGGACTCCGGTCATCATCCTGTCCTCGCTCGCATCACCCGAGGACCGGCGGCGCGGGGCCGAGGCGGGGGCGGATGCCTATCTGGTCAAGGGCGAGTTGGGCGTGGAAAGCTTGGCGCAGACGATCGATCGTCTGACCTGA
- the ald gene encoding alanine dehydrogenase, giving the protein MIVGVPKEIKTREYRVGMVPAGVRALTGAGHTVLVETNAGAGSGLPDSEYQRVGAQIVQSADEVWKRAEMIVKVKEPIAPEYERIQDGQIIYTYFHLAGVDPELTRTLVKKKASAVAYETIQLEDGSLPLLKPMSEVAGKMAIQVGAACLEKAHGGKGILLGGVPGVRRGRVVILGGGVVGTCAAKVAVGLGAEVTIIDINLERLTYLDDVFLGRVSTLASDSESIAKSVREADLVIGGVLIPGGKAPKLVSEALIAEMSPGSVVVDVAVDQGGCIETCVPTTHDNPTFVKHGVVHYCVANMPGAVPQTSTFALTNTTRPYARKIADLGLVEAIKADKALARGINTYNGHVTYEAVAKDLGYSYLSIHDALSTKGSK; this is encoded by the coding sequence GTGATTGTTGGCGTTCCCAAGGAAATCAAGACCCGCGAGTACCGGGTCGGCATGGTTCCAGCCGGGGTTCGCGCCCTCACCGGTGCGGGCCACACGGTCCTCGTCGAGACGAACGCGGGCGCGGGCTCGGGCCTGCCGGACTCGGAGTACCAACGCGTGGGCGCCCAGATCGTCCAGAGCGCGGACGAGGTCTGGAAGCGCGCGGAGATGATCGTCAAGGTGAAGGAGCCCATCGCGCCCGAGTACGAGCGCATCCAGGACGGGCAGATCATCTACACCTACTTCCACCTGGCGGGCGTGGACCCGGAGCTCACGCGCACCCTGGTCAAGAAGAAGGCCTCGGCCGTGGCCTACGAGACGATCCAGCTGGAGGACGGCTCGCTGCCCCTGCTCAAGCCCATGAGCGAGGTGGCCGGCAAGATGGCCATCCAGGTGGGCGCCGCGTGCCTGGAGAAGGCGCACGGAGGCAAGGGCATCCTCCTGGGCGGCGTGCCCGGAGTGCGCCGCGGCCGCGTGGTCATCCTCGGCGGCGGCGTGGTGGGCACCTGCGCGGCCAAGGTGGCCGTGGGCCTGGGCGCGGAGGTGACGATCATCGACATCAACCTCGAGCGCCTCACCTACCTGGACGACGTCTTCCTCGGCCGCGTGTCCACGCTGGCCTCGGACTCGGAGAGCATCGCCAAGAGCGTGCGCGAGGCGGACCTCGTCATCGGAGGCGTGCTCATCCCCGGGGGCAAGGCGCCCAAGCTCGTCTCCGAGGCGCTCATCGCCGAGATGTCCCCCGGCTCGGTGGTGGTGGACGTGGCGGTGGATCAGGGCGGCTGCATCGAGACGTGCGTGCCCACCACCCACGACAACCCCACCTTCGTGAAGCACGGCGTCGTGCACTACTGCGTGGCCAACATGCCCGGCGCGGTGCCCCAGACGTCCACCTTCGCCCTCACCAACACCACCCGGCCCTACGCCCGGAAGATCGCCGACCTGGGCCTCGTCGAGGCCATCAAGGCCGATAAGGCCCTGGCCCGTGGCATCAACACCTACAACGGCCACGTCACCTACGAGGCCGTCGCCAAGGACCTCGGCTACAGCTACCTGTCCATCCACGACGCCCTCAGCACCAAGGGCTCCAAGTAG
- a CDS encoding radical SAM protein — MTLAPKLLFADPKGRVMEHPYLLATLRSGEELVPPQDKPIPLPSAGRLVHLPGRLPVGLHPETGELELVREMKMNGKTFVPSAVGALLPPGYTRTFLPGEVKAEGPVLPQWAYTAAAWGEDGPVAWAIHTDTRSHWDPERYSTPELKKLVDAHLARFPGNRVLKQLTTCAMLYRCFTSQNIFYVRDEGAIPASVMCNARCVGCISDQPADGPPASHERMDNGPSAEEMGVIGLHHLENAPGRTMVSFGQGCEGEPLTRWKYIAESIRYMRARSSRGSININTNASLTHGLEALFDAGLDAVRVSLNSAVKDLYEAYYKPVKYGWEDVEASIALARERDAYLALNLLLFPGVTDREGEVDALARLVKKYRVDQVQTRSLCIDPIQYLEVARDKGAGGEPVGIRELLRRLKAARPGLVIGNFARGLEERRNAGVRR; from the coding sequence ATGACTTTGGCACCCAAGCTGTTGTTCGCGGACCCCAAGGGCCGGGTGATGGAGCACCCCTATCTGCTGGCCACCCTGCGCAGTGGCGAGGAGCTGGTTCCGCCCCAGGACAAGCCTATCCCCTTGCCCTCGGCGGGGCGGCTCGTGCACCTGCCTGGCCGCCTGCCCGTGGGCCTGCACCCGGAGACGGGCGAGCTGGAGCTGGTGCGCGAGATGAAGATGAACGGCAAGACGTTCGTGCCCAGCGCCGTGGGCGCGCTCCTGCCTCCGGGCTACACACGCACCTTCCTACCTGGCGAGGTGAAGGCGGAGGGGCCCGTGCTGCCGCAGTGGGCGTACACCGCCGCGGCCTGGGGCGAGGACGGGCCGGTGGCGTGGGCCATCCACACGGACACGCGCTCGCACTGGGATCCGGAGAGGTACTCGACGCCGGAGCTCAAGAAGCTCGTGGACGCGCACCTCGCGCGCTTTCCGGGCAACCGCGTGCTCAAGCAGCTCACCACGTGCGCGATGCTCTACCGCTGCTTCACCTCGCAGAACATCTTCTATGTGCGCGATGAGGGCGCCATCCCCGCCTCGGTGATGTGCAACGCGCGCTGCGTGGGGTGCATCTCGGATCAACCCGCGGACGGGCCGCCCGCGTCGCACGAGCGCATGGACAATGGTCCCTCCGCCGAGGAGATGGGCGTCATCGGGCTGCATCACCTGGAGAACGCGCCGGGCCGCACCATGGTCAGCTTCGGCCAGGGCTGCGAGGGCGAGCCCCTCACGCGCTGGAAGTACATCGCCGAGTCCATCCGCTACATGCGCGCGCGCTCCTCGCGGGGCTCCATCAACATCAACACCAACGCGAGTCTCACCCACGGCCTCGAGGCGCTCTTCGACGCGGGCCTGGACGCGGTGCGTGTGTCGCTCAACTCGGCGGTGAAGGATTTGTACGAGGCCTATTACAAGCCGGTGAAGTACGGCTGGGAAGACGTGGAGGCCTCCATTGCCCTCGCGCGCGAGCGCGACGCCTACCTGGCGCTCAACCTCCTGCTTTTCCCCGGAGTCACCGACCGAGAGGGCGAGGTGGATGCGCTCGCACGGCTGGTCAAGAAGTACCGGGTGGATCAGGTCCAGACGCGCTCGCTCTGCATCGATCCCATCCAGTACCTGGAAGTGGCGCGGGACAAGGGCGCGGGAGGCGAGCCCGTGGGCATTCGCGAGCTCTTGCGCCGTCTCAAGGCGGCGCGTCCGGGCCTCGTCATTGGCAACTTCGCGCGCGGTCTGGAGGAGCGGCGGAACGCGGGGGTTCGGAGATAG
- a CDS encoding sigma-70 family RNA polymerase sigma factor, with the protein MLDFRQNNRTKQEFEELALAHLDPLYSAALRLTKNERDAEDLVQDTCMRAYRFFDKFERGTNIKAWLFKILTNTFINRYRRKVKERSVVEGVEREAVHERFVSRDATDFAANPEQYFFDRLLSDDVLRAIDALPIDFRLVVILADLQEFSYKEIAEILECPVGTVMSRLFRGRKLLQKTLKEYAAGTGVLRQEGVEAPNMDSAAMSLDEYRRRKKVG; encoded by the coding sequence ATGCTGGACTTCAGGCAGAACAATCGGACCAAGCAGGAGTTCGAGGAACTGGCCCTGGCCCACCTCGATCCGCTGTACTCGGCGGCTCTGCGACTGACGAAGAACGAGCGCGACGCCGAGGACCTGGTGCAGGACACCTGCATGCGGGCCTACCGCTTTTTCGACAAGTTCGAGCGCGGCACCAACATCAAGGCCTGGCTCTTCAAGATCCTCACCAACACCTTCATCAACCGCTACCGGCGCAAGGTGAAGGAGCGCAGCGTGGTGGAGGGCGTGGAGCGCGAGGCCGTGCACGAGCGCTTCGTGAGCCGGGACGCCACGGACTTCGCGGCCAACCCCGAGCAATACTTCTTCGATCGGCTCCTGTCGGACGACGTGCTGCGCGCCATCGACGCGCTGCCCATCGACTTCCGGCTGGTGGTCATCCTCGCGGACCTGCAGGAGTTCTCCTACAAGGAGATCGCCGAGATCCTCGAGTGCCCGGTGGGAACGGTGATGAGTCGGCTCTTCCGCGGCCGCAAGCTCCTCCAGAAGACCCTCAAGGAGTACGCCGCGGGAACGGGCGTGCTGCGCCAGGAGGGAGTCGAGGCGCCGAACATGGACAGTGCCGCCATGAGCCTCGATGAGTATCGTCGCAGGAAGAAGGTGGGGTAG
- a CDS encoding Frizzy aggregation protein FrzB — MIYDEEVSPSFDEVDVLFFEVGDVVYGTDASQVLRIERSLPDDLMVPELGALRRGNRALVFDAPEGEGHLKVDAIRGVRPVPIRDLRRLPPVAGAASYTVGVFLDQERPVMLIDLLETLNAQGRH; from the coding sequence ATGATCTACGACGAGGAAGTCTCACCCTCGTTCGACGAGGTCGACGTCCTCTTCTTCGAGGTCGGCGACGTCGTCTACGGAACGGATGCGTCGCAGGTCCTGCGCATCGAGCGTTCACTCCCCGACGACCTCATGGTGCCGGAGCTCGGCGCCCTGAGGCGTGGCAACCGCGCGCTCGTCTTCGATGCACCTGAGGGCGAGGGCCATCTCAAGGTGGACGCCATCCGGGGGGTGCGTCCTGTTCCCATCCGGGACTTGAGGAGGCTGCCGCCCGTGGCGGGCGCCGCTTCCTACACGGTGGGTGTGTTCCTCGATCAGGAGCGTCCCGTGATGCTCATCGATCTTCTCGAAACCTTGAATGCTCAAGGAAGGCACTGA
- a CDS encoding chemotaxis protein CheW has translation MAPDRAIASQARPEQEFFCFRAGELRLAVPSENVLEVIRTGPMTPLPRTPSFLLGVTGHRGEVIPVMDLLRFLGKGEARVGPRTRLFIGTSGNYRVGVVADAVLGLRRVPVADILPPPLGGDAAAEHLLGVYEVASAQETMALIHFTKLLQSARQRAVVR, from the coding sequence ATGGCCCCCGATCGGGCCATCGCGAGCCAGGCCCGACCCGAACAGGAATTCTTCTGTTTCCGCGCAGGCGAACTCCGCCTCGCGGTTCCCAGTGAGAACGTGCTCGAGGTCATTCGGACAGGGCCCATGACGCCCCTGCCCCGCACCCCCTCCTTTCTCCTGGGCGTCACGGGACATCGCGGAGAGGTCATCCCCGTGATGGATCTGCTGCGCTTCCTCGGCAAGGGGGAAGCGCGCGTGGGACCGAGGACCCGCCTCTTCATCGGCACCAGCGGCAACTACCGCGTGGGCGTGGTGGCCGACGCGGTGCTCGGCCTGCGGCGCGTTCCCGTGGCCGACATCCTCCCGCCTCCCCTGGGGGGTGACGCCGCCGCGGAGCACCTGCTCGGCGTGTACGAGGTCGCCTCCGCCCAGGAGACCATGGCCCTCATCCACTTCACCAAGCTGCTGCAGAGCGCCCGCCAGCGCGCGGTGGTGCGATGA
- a CDS encoding methyl-accepting chemotaxis protein: MSLADSKNEVVSAEGSAPRSKKAGSLKPLTDTVIAVLAGNLDARVAKNALDEDAADLANLFNQLLDRHAVSEHRKQVAAQEIDQAIDALITLVREGDLASWNTTTEDAQLGPLLEGFGKVIETLRTFVREINEAALRLSSSSNQVLAASTQHETSSTEQAAAIHETTATMEELKHASAQIAENAGSVARVAEETLGAARAGRGAIGEFIQAMQQIRSDGVAVADSITKLSKRVERIGTVVEVIDEIADRSDLLALNAALEGSRAGEAGKGFSIVAAEMRRLAENVMESTKEIKNLITEIREATAAAGTAAEASKEATESGEKLGAVAAQAVEGILAGVQETSDAARVINLATQQQRTATEQVVASMAEIEDVTRQTTSASKQATGAAAELNQLAGRLAELIKRFKAD; the protein is encoded by the coding sequence ATGTCGCTCGCTGATTCCAAGAACGAAGTGGTCTCCGCGGAGGGCTCGGCCCCCCGCTCGAAGAAGGCCGGTTCCCTCAAGCCCCTCACCGACACGGTGATCGCGGTGCTCGCGGGCAATCTCGATGCGCGCGTGGCCAAGAACGCCCTGGACGAGGACGCCGCGGACCTGGCCAACCTCTTCAACCAGCTGCTCGACCGCCACGCCGTCTCCGAGCACCGCAAGCAGGTCGCCGCCCAGGAGATCGATCAGGCCATCGACGCCCTCATCACCCTGGTGCGCGAGGGAGACCTGGCCTCGTGGAACACCACCACCGAGGACGCCCAGCTCGGGCCCCTGCTCGAGGGCTTTGGCAAGGTGATCGAGACCCTGCGCACCTTCGTGCGGGAGATCAACGAGGCGGCCCTGCGCCTGTCCTCGTCCTCCAATCAGGTGCTCGCCGCGTCCACCCAGCACGAGACGAGCTCCACCGAGCAGGCCGCGGCGATCCACGAGACCACCGCCACGATGGAAGAGCTCAAGCACGCCTCGGCGCAGATCGCCGAGAACGCCGGCAGCGTGGCGCGCGTGGCCGAGGAGACCCTGGGCGCGGCGCGCGCCGGCCGGGGCGCCATCGGCGAGTTCATCCAGGCCATGCAGCAGATCCGCAGCGACGGCGTCGCGGTGGCCGACTCCATCACCAAGCTGTCCAAGCGCGTGGAGCGCATCGGCACGGTGGTCGAGGTGATCGACGAGATCGCCGACCGCTCGGACCTGCTCGCGCTCAACGCGGCGCTCGAGGGCAGCCGCGCGGGTGAGGCGGGCAAGGGCTTCTCCATCGTGGCGGCCGAGATGCGGCGCCTCGCGGAGAACGTCATGGAGTCCACCAAGGAGATCAAGAACCTCATCACCGAGATCCGCGAGGCCACGGCCGCCGCGGGCACCGCCGCGGAGGCTTCCAAGGAAGCCACCGAGTCCGGTGAGAAGCTCGGCGCGGTGGCGGCCCAGGCCGTCGAGGGCATCCTCGCGGGCGTGCAGGAGACGAGCGACGCGGCCCGCGTCATCAATCTCGCCACCCAGCAGCAGCGCACGGCCACCGAGCAGGTGGTGGCCTCCATGGCGGAGATCGAGGACGTGACGCGCCAGACCACCTCGGCCTCCAAGCAGGCCACGGGTGCCGCCGCCGAGCTCAACCAGCTCGCCGGACGGCTGGCGGAACTCATCAAGCGTTTCAAGGCCGACTGA
- a CDS encoding chemotaxis protein CheB — MDVGASAYRVLLVGEVFRGASRGLFDGVVLAPSGVCAFSEALESVQRLHPDVVVVDLSSPDSLKAIARVMGERPVPVLALHPGLLSDAEAFQALASGAVDVVQRPVEPGVDFWQTVSRKLLLLAEVRVTRPAGQAKPVRPAPEEAPFPLVAIASSLGGPKALSVLLKMLPQDFPAPVCICQHISDGFTEGLAQWLGSSSALRVVEATHGEEMTPGCVYIARSGAHLLVRPRGVLALEPSPPVRGFRPSCDVLLMSAAESFSTRVLGVILTGMGRDGARGLKEIRERGGRTIAQDKATCAVYGMPKEAVRLGAAEEVLPLDQIGPTLTKWVRTC, encoded by the coding sequence TTGGACGTTGGTGCGTCCGCATACCGCGTGTTGCTCGTGGGCGAGGTGTTCCGCGGCGCTTCACGCGGCCTGTTCGACGGGGTGGTGCTCGCCCCGTCCGGCGTCTGCGCGTTCTCCGAGGCACTGGAGAGCGTGCAGCGGCTTCATCCGGACGTGGTCGTCGTGGACCTGTCCAGCCCTGATTCCCTCAAGGCCATCGCGCGGGTGATGGGCGAGCGCCCCGTGCCCGTGCTCGCGCTGCACCCCGGCCTGCTCTCGGACGCCGAGGCCTTCCAGGCGCTCGCCTCGGGGGCCGTGGACGTGGTGCAGCGCCCCGTCGAGCCCGGCGTCGACTTCTGGCAGACGGTGAGCCGCAAACTGCTCCTGCTGGCCGAGGTGCGGGTGACGCGGCCCGCGGGCCAGGCCAAGCCCGTGCGTCCCGCGCCCGAGGAGGCGCCCTTCCCACTGGTGGCCATCGCCTCGTCGCTCGGCGGCCCCAAGGCCCTTTCCGTGCTCTTGAAGATGCTGCCTCAGGATTTTCCCGCGCCCGTGTGCATCTGCCAGCACATCAGCGATGGTTTCACAGAGGGACTGGCGCAGTGGCTGGGCTCCAGCTCGGCGCTGCGCGTGGTGGAGGCCACCCACGGCGAGGAGATGACGCCCGGGTGTGTCTACATCGCCCGCTCGGGCGCCCACCTGCTGGTGCGCCCCCGCGGCGTGCTGGCGCTGGAGCCAAGCCCTCCGGTGCGCGGTTTCAGGCCGTCCTGTGATGTGCTGCTCATGTCCGCCGCGGAGTCCTTTTCCACGCGCGTGCTGGGCGTCATCCTCACGGGGATGGGCCGGGACGGGGCGCGGGGCCTCAAGGAAATCCGCGAGCGGGGGGGACGCACCATCGCGCAGGACAAGGCGACGTGCGCCGTGTATGGGATGCCCAAGGAGGCCGTGCGCCTGGGTGCCGCCGAGGAAGTCCTTCCGCTCGACCAGATTGGACCAACGCTCACGAAGTGGGTGCGCACATGCTGA
- a CDS encoding amidase, which yields MQELAFLPTHQMAQRVLSREVSSVELLDAHLGQVARNNVRLNALVTLDEGRARARAREADAALARGEVWGPLHGVPLTIKDAFETTGLRTTSGFDRLARHMPERDATVVARLKAAGAVIVGKTNMPRLALDTQTHNTVFGRTNNPWDVERTCGGSSGGGAVAVAAGMSSLEVGSDIGGSIRIPSHFCGVFGLKPTDGRIPLSGHIPGMPGSPRGVRHQGVAGPLARTVEDLRLALRLLSGPDGQDTEMPPIPFQDVPRRELKRYRFLWTDDFGGMPVSAETRSALAGLARTLEDAGCVVERGTPELDFEQVWLTWGQLLGAEVGSEMPAAARLMTALHFRSMRGDSSINRGIMRGLWGRMSDYTQALSMRDQLMAKVESFLSGWDAWLCPVTMSPAFTHRPSGDWLEVDARRVQYMEGTAGLPILFNVTGHPAVAMPLPRASSGCLPLGVQVVGRRWGDEALLSVAEALTDVTGPFQRPPGV from the coding sequence ATGCAAGAACTCGCCTTCCTTCCCACGCACCAGATGGCCCAACGTGTCCTCAGTCGCGAGGTGTCCTCGGTCGAACTGTTGGACGCCCACCTGGGTCAGGTGGCTCGCAACAACGTGAGGCTCAACGCGTTGGTCACGCTGGACGAGGGGCGGGCGAGGGCGAGGGCGCGCGAGGCGGACGCGGCGCTGGCGCGGGGCGAGGTGTGGGGGCCATTGCACGGGGTTCCCCTCACCATCAAGGACGCCTTCGAGACGACGGGGCTGCGCACGACGAGTGGCTTCGATCGCCTGGCGCGCCACATGCCCGAGCGGGACGCCACGGTGGTGGCGCGGCTCAAGGCGGCGGGGGCCGTCATCGTGGGCAAGACGAACATGCCCCGGCTGGCGCTGGACACGCAGACGCACAACACCGTCTTCGGCCGCACGAACAACCCGTGGGATGTGGAGCGCACCTGCGGAGGAAGCTCCGGGGGCGGCGCGGTGGCGGTGGCCGCGGGCATGAGCTCGCTCGAGGTGGGCAGTGACATCGGCGGCTCCATCCGCATCCCCTCTCACTTCTGCGGGGTGTTCGGCCTCAAGCCCACGGACGGCCGCATTCCGCTCTCCGGTCACATCCCGGGGATGCCAGGCTCGCCCCGGGGGGTGCGCCATCAAGGCGTGGCGGGCCCCCTGGCACGCACGGTGGAGGATCTGCGGCTCGCGCTGCGGCTGTTGAGCGGACCGGATGGCCAGGACACCGAGATGCCTCCCATTCCCTTCCAGGACGTGCCGCGCCGGGAGCTGAAGCGCTATCGCTTCCTGTGGACGGATGACTTCGGCGGGATGCCGGTCTCGGCGGAGACCCGCTCGGCGTTGGCGGGATTGGCGCGCACGCTGGAGGACGCGGGGTGCGTGGTGGAGCGGGGCACGCCGGAGCTCGATTTCGAGCAGGTGTGGCTCACCTGGGGACAGTTGCTCGGCGCGGAGGTGGGCTCGGAGATGCCCGCCGCGGCGCGCCTCATGACGGCCCTGCATTTTCGCTCCATGCGGGGCGACTCCTCCATCAACCGGGGCATCATGCGCGGGTTGTGGGGGCGCATGTCGGACTACACCCAGGCGCTCTCCATGCGCGATCAGTTGATGGCGAAGGTGGAGTCCTTCCTGTCCGGCTGGGACGCGTGGCTGTGCCCGGTGACGATGAGCCCCGCCTTCACGCATCGGCCGAGTGGCGACTGGCTGGAGGTGGATGCGCGGCGCGTCCAATACATGGAAGGCACCGCCGGCCTGCCCATCCTCTTCAATGTGACGGGCCATCCCGCGGTGGCCATGCCGCTGCCGCGCGCGTCCTCGGGCTGTCTGCCCCTGGGCGTCCAGGTGGTGGGCCGCCGCTGGGGAGACGAGGCCCTGCTCTCCGTGGCCGAGGCGCTGACGGACGTGACGGGCCCCTTCCAGCGCCCCCCCGGGGTGTGA